gaagcgggagttgaagtgaggcttgactctcaagtcattcccaagagaggtagtttcaagtaccttggatcggttattcaggggatcggggagattgacgaggatgtcacacaccgtataggggtggggtggatgaagtggaggttagcgtcgggagtcttgtgtgacaagaaagtgccaccgttactaaaaggtaagttttatagagcagtggttaggcctgccatgttgtatggaactgaatgttggccggtaaagaactcacacatccagaagatgaaagtagcagagatgaggatgttgaggtggatgtgcgggcatacaaggatggataagattaggaatgaagatattcgagagaaggtgggtgtggcccccatggaggacaagatgcgggaagtaagactcagatggttcgggcacattcagaggaggagcactgatgcaccggtgaggaggtgtgagcgactggctgtagtgggcacgcggagaggtagaggaagacctaagaagtattggggagaggtgatcagacaggacatggcgcgacttaggattactgaggacatggcccttgatagggaattatggaggtcgagcattaaggttgtaggttaggggagagtgtgaatatttctacagcacaatagagggagactatccagttaggagttagactaggaatgtcattggtcgtctattgatgcagggctttcccTCTAGTTGTACTTATACTTGCCacctatttcgtatttcgtattttgtatcctgtatttcatatttcatatctcttatatattgttgttgttattgttgttatttttattacgcatttttatggtactaatatatcgtctcctattgtttttttgagccgagggtctcctggaaacagcctctctacccttcggggtaggggtaaggtctgcgtacatattaccctccccagaccccacttgtgggattatactgggtcgttgttgttgttgttgtgttgttaaaaaaaatatattgcacTTTGAACCTTTTCGCATGGGCCTATTTCCGCTACTAAATTAATTTGGatatttttattaatatctcTTTTAATATTTTGTAAGTAGGGAATTATATTTGTTTCTTATGTAGTAGCCTCCCAAAGGGGTTGCTACAAGTTTTGGTATTAGAGCCACGGCTTGTGATTCTAGGATTTGTTTTGTTGTGATAGTACGTAatatttgttgttattttttttttttgaaaatgacttggagtttataaatttttgcatacttgtttaatttaatttattgGATTCTGTGTGCACGTGCATCATGTACATGTCCCTAATGCAGTGTGATCTTATCTTTTATAGGAATTTTAATATGGCCTCTTCTTCGAATAGAGCTGTTAAATCCGTTGATGAAAGTCAGGCTCAGCATAATGTCATGCCTCACCTTCAGGGAGAAAATGAGGAACCCTTGCCTGACCTAAATCATCCGCGTGTTAGTGGAAATGAAGTGGGCAGTAATCCAAGAGCAATAAGTCATAATACTCCATTTATGACTCCTCCATTCCAGCAAATGGCTGAGTTCTTTCGTCACTTGGCTGGGACAAGGTCAGAACCTAGTGAAATGAATTTTGAGAAGATAAGAAAAATGGGCGGAGTTGAATTTGAAGGCACTACAGATCCCACGGTAGCTGAACAATGGCTCGAGCGCATGGAGAGGGTCTTTGAACAATTGGAGTGTACTAATGCTTCCAAATTTAAGTATGCTATCTCTCTTTTACAAAAAGACGCCTATGATTGGTGGGTAAGTGTGCCAAATGCAAAAGCAAAACCTCCGGTGCTGACTTGGGATGACTTTGTGAAATTATTTCGTGCAAAATATGTTCcccctgtctattgtgatgctaaaAAGAAAGAGTTTTTGAATTTAAGACAAGGAAGTATGTCTATTGCAGAATATCAACAAAACTTTCTCAGGCTTTCTCGCTATGCTAAAGGTATTATTGATGGTGAAAGAGACAAGtgcagaagatttgaagaagGTTTGAATGGTTACATTCGAAAATCAGTGGCAATCTTACAACTTGATGATTTTTCCAAGCTGATTTCAGCTGCTCTTACTTGGGAAAGAATTGACAAAGGAAGAAGCTAGTAGGAGAGAAAACAGGTTTAGGAAGGGTAATTCAGATTATGGCGGTCCATCCAAAAAGGGAAAGTTTGATTATTCCAAGACTGAGAGTACACATAAATCATTACATCATAAGCAGAATAAGTCGAATTATTCTACTGCCAGTACTCCAAGTTATGGCCAAGGCAAAACTCATACCCCTACTTGTGCACAGTGCGGGAAGAATCATTATGGTGCCTGTAGACGAGCTTCCGATGCTTGCTTTAATTGTGGAAGTATGGATCATAAAGTGAAGGATTGTCCTAATCCTAATCCTTTTTCGTATTCACATACAGAGGGATCAGTTCAAAAGCCTGTCACTACTCATTCTCAAGCTAATAGCAGTACTAGACCTCGAAATATGCAAGCAACGGGTTCGAGTGGAGCTAATCAGGATGGTGGGTCAAGGGCTACTGCACGAGTTTATGCTATGAGACAGAAGAATGACCAGGATGGCCCAGACGTGGTTGCTGGTAAATTTCACTTATTTGGCATATCTGTTGTTACACTATTTGATCCTGGATCTTCGCACTCTTATGTTTGCTCATTACTTGCATTTCCTGATACTGTTAAATCTGGGAGACTTGAATTTGATGTGCTAGTCACGAGTCCATTAGGTCATCAGGCTGTTGTTAACAGGATTTACCGAGATTGTTCATTCATGATTCAAAATCCGGTCTTCCCTGACGACTTGCTTGAAATGCCTTTCCAAGACTATGATGTTATTTTTGGCATGGATTGGCTCCATAGGCACCACGCAGTGGTTGATTGTAGGTTGAAGCAAGTGACATTTAGCACTCCTGCACATTCACACATAGTAGTTCAAGGAGAAAGATCATTGACATCTAATATTATTTCAGCGGTCTTGGCAAGGAAAATGATTTGTCAAGGTTGTGATGCCTATCTTGCTCATATAGTCGATACACCATTGGGGAGTCCAAGTTTTAAGGACATACCAACTGTGTGcgactttcctgatgtatttcctgatgaTCTTCCTGGGTTGCCTCCAGAAAGGGAGATTGAATTTCCTATAAATCTTGTCCCGGGAACTACCCCTATTTCTATCGCTCCTTATAGAATGGCTCCAGCTgaattaaaagagttgaaggctcAATTGCAAGAActtcttgagaaaggtttcatccgTCCCAGTATTTCACCTTGGGGAGCtcctgttttatttgtgaaaaagaaagatggcacTCTTAGGCTttgcattgattaccgacagctgaacaaggtaacaatcaagaacaaatacCCACTGCCTAGAATCGATGACTTGTTTGACCAACTGAAGGGTGCCAGcttattctcaaaaattgacttgagGTCTGGATATTATCAGTTGCGTGTGAGGGAGCAAGATGTTCCTAAAACTGCTTTTAGGACCAGGTATGGCCATTATGAATTtttggtaatgccatttggtttaacaAATGCTCCTGCCGCATTTATGGATCTAATGAACCGTATATTCAAGCCTTATCTCGATCAATTTGTGgtagtgtttattgatgacattttagTCTATTCCAAGAATAGAGAAGATCATGATAAGCATATCCGAATTGTGATGCAAATTCTGAAAGAGAGACAACTCTACGCTAAGctttccaaatgtgaattttggctgaatgAAGTGGCTTTTTTAGGGCACATTGTATCATCTGAAGGTGTGAAGGTTGATCCTAGTAAGATTCAAGCTATTGTTGATTGGAAACTCCCTAAAACTCCAACTGAGATAAgaagtttcttgggtttagcAGGATACTGCAGAAGGTTTGTGAAGGGCTTCTCTATTATAGCTTCTCCTTTAACCAAACTTTTGGGGAAAGATACTAAGTTTGTATGggatgacaagtgtcaagagagcTTTGAAAAGCTCAAATCCTTGTTGACACAAGCTCCAATACTTTCTTTGCCAGCTGAAGGAAAAGATTATGTGGTATACAGTGATGCATCTCATCGTGGCTTGGGTTGTATTTTGATGCAAGAAGGGAAAGTAATTGCTTATGCCTCTCAAAAGTTGAAATCACATGAGTTAAATTATCCCACTCACGATCTTGAACTTGCTGCCATTGTTTTTGCCttaaatttggaggcattacttctaCAGAGAGAAGTGTCACATATTtactgatcacaagagtttgaATTACTTGGGTACACAAAAAGAGTTAAACTTGAGACAACGTAGATGGATTGAACTCATCAAAGATTATGATTGCACGATTGATTATCATCCTGGTAAAGCCAATGTGGTTGCAGATGCGTTGAGTCGCAATTCCCTTGCAAGTTTAACTCTAAGTCATTTGCCTTTGCTTCTTGAATTAAGAGCCATGAATGTTTGCCTTTCATTTAATTCTAATGGTTCTATCATTGCTAATTTGCAAGTCAAGCCAGTCTTACTTGAGCAAGTCCAAGAAGCACATAAGTTAGATGAGAAGCTGGTGAAATGGGCTGAAGAAGTCCAAAATGGAAGAGAATCAAATTTTTCATTAAGGAAAGATGGTaccttattttataaaaataggttgTGTGTTCCTAATGATGATGAATTGAGAAAGCAGATCTTAATTGAAGCACATAGttcaccttatgcaatgcatcctGGAGGTACTAAAATGTATCGGACCATTAAGgaacactattggtggagtggtatgaagaaagacattgcagAGTTCATTTTTAAATGCTTGGTATGTCAACAAATAAAAGCCGAACATCAAGTCCCAGCTGGTTTACTGCAACCTTTGTCAATACTTGAATGAAAATCGGAAAGGATAACAATGGACTTTGTTTCTGGACTTCCACGTACTCAAAGAAATCATGATGCGATTTGGGTCATTGTAGATAGACTAACTAAGAGTGCTCATTTCTTGGCATTCAGAATGGACTACTCACTGGAACGTTTAGCAGAATTGTACATTAATGAGATTGTGAAGCTGCATGGAATCCCTGTTTCTATTGTGTCTGATAGAGATCCGAGGTTTACATCCAGATTTTGGTCTAGTCTGCAAGAAACTTTGGGTTCCAGGTTGAATTTTAGCACCGTTTTCCATCCACAAACAGACGGCCAGTCTGAAAGGGTAATAcaaatcttggaggatatgcttcgagcctgCATTATTGAGTTTAAGGGTAGCTGGGACAAACATTTGGCCctaatagaatttgcttacaataatagctaccaatcAAGCATAGGCATGCCTccttatgaagctttatatgggagaAAATGTAGAACGCCTCTTTGTTGGAATGAGGTTGGTGAAAGAAAATTTGTGGGTCCTGAGATTGTGCAACAAACTGAagataaggtaaaaatcatcaaGGATCGTTTGAAAATTTCTTCAGACAGACAAAAGTCCTATGCTGATCTTAAAAGGCGTGAAATTGAGCATTAGGTGGGCGATAAGGTATTTTTAAAGGTATCTCCATGGAAGAAGATTATGAGATTTGGCCAAAAAGGTAAACTTAGTCCTCGATTTATTGGACCTTATGAAATACTTGAAAGAATTGGTCCGGTTGCATATAAGCTAGCTTTGCCACCTGAATTAGGTAAGATCCACAACatctttcatgtttctatgcttcgaaaaTACCGCTCAGATCCATCTCATATTCTTCCTATTGAGTCTATTGAGGTTAATCTTGATTTGACATATGAAGAAGAACCAATTCAAATCTTAGCGCGGGAGATAAAAGAGCTTAGAAAAAAGAGAATCCCATTAGTGAAGGTTCTTTGGAGAAATCATTCAGGCAAAGAAGCTACCTGGGAGCGAGAAGAGGATATGCGAGTTCAATATCCACATTTGTTTCGGGACTAGTACAAGGTAAATTTCGAGACGAAATTTTTTTTAGGGAGAGAAAGTTGTAACACCCCAAAATTTTTACAATATTTGCATTCTTGATTGAGCATTTTTTTTAACGAGGAAATATTTTACTTTGCACTTCCTAAATGTGAAATGGTCAGTATATGAAAATTTCTTACTTAGGTTGTGTTAATATTGGCAAGGAAGTTCCATGGTGTTGCTATATGtaacacttaatattattttgacgAGTTGTTATTAAATATAGTATATAATTAAGTTTTGGGTTTCCAACCTTTTGTATTTATACAAGAATATTTATTAGTTGAGGAATCATTTTATTTCATATCTATCCGTAAGCTCCCTATTCTTCTACTCTtccgaaacaaaaaaaaaaaaaagaagaaatatctacctctctctttctatctctatctttctactatatctctctatctctatctc
This genomic stretch from Nicotiana sylvestris chromosome 9, ASM39365v2, whole genome shotgun sequence harbors:
- the LOC138876950 gene encoding uncharacterized protein; the encoded protein is MASSSNRAVKSVDESQAQHNVMPHLQGENEEPLPDLNHPRVSGNEVGSNPRAISHNTPFMTPPFQQMAEFFRHLAGTRSEPSEMNFEKIRKMGGVEFEGTTDPTVAEQWLERMERVFEQLECTNASKFKYAISLLQKDAYDWWVSVPNAKAKPPVLTWDDFVKLFRAKYVPPVYCDAKKKEFLNLRQGSMSIAEYQQNFLRLSRYAKGIIDGERDKCRRFEEELTKEEASRRENRFRKGNSDYGGPSKKGKFDYSKTESTHKSLHHKQNKSNYSTASTPSYGQGKTHTPTCAQCGKNHYGACRRASDACFNCGSMDHKVKDCPNPNPFSYSHTEGSVQKPVTTHSQANSSTRPRNMQATGSSGANQDGGSRATARVYAMRQKNDQDGPDVVAGKFHLFGISVVTLFDPGSSHSYVCSLLAFPDTVKSGRLEFDVLVTSPLGHQAVVNRIYRDCSFMIQNPVFPDDLLEMPFQDYDVIFGMDWLHRHHAVVDCRLKQVTFSTPAHSHIVVQGERSLTSNIISAVLARKMICQGCDAYLAHIVDTPLGSPSFKDIPTVCDFPDVFPDDLPGLPPEREIEFPINLVPGTTPISIAPYRMAPAELKELKAQLQELLEKGFIRPSISPWGAPVLFVKKKDGTLRLCIDYRQLNKVTIKNKYPLPRIDDLFDQLKGASLFSKIDLRSGYYQLRVREQDVPKTAFRTRYGHYEFLVMPFGLTNAPAAFMDLMNRIFKPYLDQFVVVFIDDILVYSKNREDHDKHIRIVMQILKERQLYAKLSKCEFWLNEVAFLGHIVSSEGVKVDPSKIQAIVDWKLPKTPTEIRSFLGLAGYCRRFVKGFSIIASPLTKLLGKDTKFVWDDKCQESFEKLKSLLTQAPILSLPAEGKDYVVYSDASHRGLGCILMQEGKVIAYASQKEKCHIFTDHKSLNYLGTQKELNLRQRRWIELIKDYDCTIDYHPGKANVVADALSRNSLASLTLSHLPLLLELRAMNVCLSFNSNGSIIANLQVKPVLLEQVQEAHKLDEKLVKWAEEVQNGRESNFSLRKDGTLFYKNRLCVPNDDELRKQILIEAHSSPYAMHPGGTKMYRTIKEHYWWSGMKKDIAEFIFKCLVCQQIKAEHQVPAGLLQPLSILE